The nucleotide sequence attggcatagattatgagagactggcaactatactaggttgatatatgtttctcacacttcaactggcattggattcaacatcggattctgacacttttacagttatgataccatgaatatcagtttatggtcctaattatttttattttatttacgaccttcgaccagttggacactttagatagcttcttgtaatagtgtcaatatctttttagcttttaacgcaaatctagtcttcaaagcagtttaatcgatttattttattttcaaaatcgatattttattgtctatgatggccgcaggaacatcactatacatggactcccagcaataaagtacggtaatgcctcgtacagattttatcggcaaaaattatggaacttgataggttttacaccatgccacgcaccaaaacgtccggaagttgtaatagtattatagaataaacgttaaaagacttatttatttaatttttcaatgcttaagtgtccattagaacgaaagggtgcttaatgtattaaaaaaaatagaaaataattatgatgggttaatgtttttgggcggttttttaggcggtttctgacaatgtcctttcgtAGCAGAaggaatgtttaaaaaaatccttCATTGTCTTTCAATTTCAAAAGGCGCGTACATTTTAGATAAATTATTTGTTCCTTCACTCTTCGTAATTATCTTGGTATGAGTTTTGTCCAAAAGGCAATATAagaaaaggtattttaataCACAAATTCTATGAAACGATAATAGGTATGATGCATGATTATTTGTCTCAGTGCATTTTTTATTCGGAAATGATGTAATACATTGTCATAATGAAACACTTATAATTTTCAGGGTTTTCGTTGAACCTACTTAATATACCTTCTGTAGAAAAGCTAAAATTTTCAGGATTCAAATCTACGTAAGCTTAATCGTTGCATGTGTGCTCGCTACAGAAGTGTGTTTTCTTAAACAATAATCTACCTAACTCACTTAGCTATGTGAATTTATGACATCCATACATAGGTAAATGTTGATTTCAATGATCGATTATTACCAGATTTCAATAAAATTTCGTTACACTCTACCGAAGTTACGTAGTAGGTAGTTCGTTATAGACCTTTTTGTCTCATACCACTGTTGTACAATGTGATAACTTGTAAATTAAACCTATTTTGAGATCaacaaataatttatattctatTCTAATGGCTCATCTAGATCCGCAACATCAACGATATTATGGTCTAAAATCTAAATCATCAAGTGAAAACTTTCATGAACATGAGCCATTCAGACCTTGAATCATGAATGGCAAAATTAAGAAAGATTCCTCTGACCcataaaaaactgaaaatactaatttattaGCCAACCCTTATTGGAAATACtgaaaataaatactaattGGTTTACAAGCTTGGAAATcatgtgatatttttttttaagaattgtAAGTAACCGGGTACGGTTTCATGACCCATGGTATGTAATAGCTACCATGGAACCATACCCGTACTCTTCAACATATATTGTATACCTACTAGATATACGTACCATAGGTGTAGTAGAGTGATTTCATATTGTAAACGCTAGACGACAATTATTGTATCTAAATATACTtatgtaactcaaaggtgactgactgactgacatagtcacatagtgatctatcaacgcacagcccaaaccactggatggatggggctgaaatttggcatgcaggtagatgttgtgagggattttacgaaactccaatttataagggggtaaaacgggatccacgcgtacgaagtcgcgggcggccgctagttttttcATATACCTAGCGGGCTTGCGGCCACGCAATCTTTGGTTGAAATGTTccaagtaggtacattatcaTGTTTACTGCGCCACGGGTAGAAGTTTGACAAATATTTTGCAAGGAAAAGCTCCAATCTAAACGGTCATTTCAATCTGGCGGACAGGACGTTCGTCTGCTCTCCCTGTTATGCAGTACCTATAGGTATACCATTGTGTGACTTTCCTGTGCCCTGTGAAAGAGGTCTGAACTGAATGCTTGTTATTGCGCTGCTCGATTGTCGTAGAATGTGACAGGCTTATGCAGAATAACATGTCGTGATTCATGGTACAGACGGCGGCATATCCAGATTTGAGATCTTATGTAGTTTTGCAAAAAGTAATCCGAAgtattaacttctttttgtagatCCCTTAGTCACTTTATAACACATAGAATAGAATGCTATATGACATTCTCTTCCAGTTAACTTTTGGGAAAAACAATTTAAGTTTTGCCCAAAAGTTAACTAAATTAAAAGTTTAGCTCGAAAATATAGTTCCACTTTACTGTTCCACTGAGTTACACCTCCTACTctataaaattcataatttaaaCGCTCCATTTATGGCTAATCATcccaaaactaaaaaaaacatgaaataacattatatttataaatgtatctGTATCGGGCTACGGGCCACTCGGTTGTAGAGACCCTGTAATCTTTTAACCAAatctataatttattaataacgtATCTTCTTACGTTAGTAACGCCTTATACTACACATTAGGAACGTTCAAATAGTGCCGCATGGTAACAGTTAGACCAAACCCAATGGAactttaggtatttttttccaGAGCGGTGTACATAAGTCGTCATGTGACACAGCGTAGGCGCTCACATAAAATCTCTCTGGCGACGGGCCGCGACGCAGAATCTGCCGCCCGCTCAATTGGACTCAATTGCTTTAATTGATTTCAATTGAAATGACCTCGCGCACCGGCTCCCGCTCCTAGTCTGACACTTTTACATCTATCTTTTTTGGAGCTGACATAAAAGCAAAGATAAATTTCATTGGAGTCAATAAAACTGACGTCAAGTACACACGTGTAACGCGCGCGTGTAATGTTTTGATGTAGGTAAAGTTAAACATTTTCTGGTGtcattttttcattgttttataaataaatgtagtaAAGTAGAGAATAGGTatagtatatttttattagcttttgcccacggcttcgcccacgtAAATTCTGGTCTGTTACAGAAAGAGTTGGTAATTATATCGCGCGCGGGTCCTTCTTttaaaaactgggataaaaactacctATGTTTTCCCTGGGTTTTACTCTCCCTATACCCATATATTCCACCTTTTCAACACGTGTAAATCCTCGCAAACGCGTTTCATTATTCGCTCCAAGAACGGCCCACTGAAACAGctataaaagtaaacaaaatcgAGATCATGAACATCGAGTTGATGAGAAAAGTACACAATGACGGAATGGTTAAAAAGACACGGCACATTTTGGCACGTGTCCCATCCGGTGTACAATTGGACTTAATTAGGAAATAGCGGGCGCGAGCGGTCATCTATAGCCACTGACGCGGAGCGTGGCGGGAGCATTCTTTGTCACAAGTTCTTGAAAATCGAGATAACGGATTATTTTGACTAGAAAAGGCATTTCCACGGGTTGTGCTAGAGAACTTATAAATCTATGAAACTAAGTTGTTCCAACTTTGGTTCAGACTTTAGATAGACAATAGTAGTTCTTTACAATGTTGCTAATGAACctactaattttatttataagcggATTACTAAAATATGCAACTGAAAATTAACTGTCTGTCAGATATTTGAAATATgtagatatttttttgcaaactaAAATGTGAATCGACTTTATAGAGCTCGAACTACCTACACAAGCTTACATTTAATCATTATTGACCTTTATTAGGCAATATGATTAAGTAAAAACTCTAGCTAGGatattcaataaaattttaataattaattaaattacaatctagtGTAAAAATCATCCTAGTCATTATTCAATTCTATTTATTTCGTATGCAATGAAAGAtgtgttttcttttttatcttcttGCTTTTCCAGAAGCGTTTAAAGTCTCTCCCTCCTCCAGTACTGTGTGGAGTATCAAGCTTATCTACATCTtgggttttcttttttttatctaGTGAAATGATGTTTGATCCCTCATAATCCTCATCATCATCCTCATCAATGAATGAAGGGATCGTCGTAGTTTCTGGTTCAAATCGGAGATGCTTTTTTGCAGATTTTTTTACCTTTGCTCTTTTAGAATGTTTGTCAGTAGTAGTTGGGATCACTCCACGCGAAGGCCCTGGCTTGTCGCTAGCACGGGTATCGTAATAATGTGACTGCAGCTCTTCTTCTTCGAAACTCGTTTTTTGGACTAAAATACTTGCTGTTTCACAAGAGTCACGTGTCATGGCAGCAATCGAAGCTGATGCTCCTTTATCAGACTTGAACTCTTTGAACAACCTTAACATGTTCAACTCACTAATGTGTTTATGAAGATCCTCGTCTGATGATACAGCCACTTTTGCCATGCGGCGACATTCTTTTGGTTGATCAGGGAGAGATTTAAATTGAGGTGTTATCTTCTTTGTTTCTGCTCGTGGTATTTCTAAGCTATCTCCAGTTTGTACAGCCACAGTTGTTGTTTCTTGGTTCATTTTGCTTAATTCAAGTTCCATGAATGAATACTTCTCTTTGGGCCGATAAAAAGGCTCATCTATGATTTCGGATAGCTTATTTGCTCTACGCTTACGCTTGCAACAGTTGAAGCAGGCATATATTATTCTGTATAGTACATTTTTCCGAGGTTTTTCGACTGTGTCTGGGCTTAAATAATCAATATCACCAAATAGTGGTTCCTGATAAGCCATCTTAGGTCCCATGTAAATGTCATGAGGAGATCTCATTATTGAATCCAAGTATAATCTGCAACAAAAAGTATGTTCATtaacaaaactaaaataatgGCAGTAGACAGCTGTGAACCCATGTTCAGATTAATTGATAATTGAGCTGTGTAAGGTCCGATTACAAAACAACGGTTAAATCGTTAGTGTTAGTGATATTAGAGATTTTGTCCTGTGAGGTCTAAATTGTAGATATTCAACCAATCAAAAGCCTCAAATTAGTCATAACAAAAAATCGAGTTTTGAGCTTAGCTGCTTTTGCTTTATATGATCTCACATTTACTCAATTGTTACAACCCACTCTACAAAAAGAATATAAAGTCGgtttaaatgaaataatgtaGAGACAAATAGCGAAAAATCTATATCACTAACATGTTTTCCGCTCCATCAGTGTAGATGAAAAACGCTTCTGAAACTTTGGGCACGCATCGCCTGAGCCAGTAGTGCACTGTGTACATCATAGTCAGCAACACGGCTAAGAAGGTGACGGCCGCCAAGTACACGTTGTGTTGGAGCCCTACTGCTGCCCCGCACATAAGCCTGTCTTCATCGTAGATGTCTAGAAAAAATAGGGCAACCTTTTTAAGGCAGCCATAGACAAAAGATTTAAGGTTCGGATTGCCGAGTTATAAGACGCTAGTTCGCTTCGTTTATAAACAAAAGTTTACTTTAGTTAGTTttgtaaattacattttttagaATTTGTAGTGCACAAATTACCTCGAGTGAGCAATTGGTCTATTGTctcttgttattatttatttaaacataacATTATATTTTGCGGCTCTACATCAAAAAGTTTTTCAATtattgattaaaataatattaaaactccTTTATTACCATAAGCCCCACAATTAGGCACTCCATCGCAGGCGTTCATAGAGTCGATACAGATCCTAGTCCCGTACACCTGGCACTCCAAGCTGCCCGAGGAGCAGCGTGAGTTTCCGCTCAGCAAAGTATTGGCGGGCGTCAACATCACGGTCATACGCTCCAACTAAAACGAAGACGAACACTACGAATGTCATAAGGGACAAAAAACGTAGCACTCTTCcttttttgaaagaaagaaagaaagaaaaaatatttatttggtactaaatgatacacatttattggcggtcaaactttAGGTCCTGGCTACAGAGGATTTAGAATTTAAGAGACAGTCACTAGTTTTGTAACTTACTTTATTGCTGTCAATTATCAAATGATTTCctaaatataggtaggtaattcgTTTCCATCTTTCAAAATGCTTCAAATCAATAATATCAGATGAAACATAATTGTAGAGCCATTTCAATATACCATTTCAGTACACAATCGGCCAATCTTAAGGTTAAGTGTAGAAAATTTGCCCCGTCTTTATTTGATAATTTTCTCAAATTGGACGGTGGGGCAAATTTTCCGCATTTAACCTAACTTTTCGATTGGTTTTTCTTCACTAACCGTGAAATTAGTGATAGCCAACACAATTTTGGAGGCGTTGAACAGGTAGACATGCCTCGCCTTGGGCTCTCCGTAGTCACAGATGTTGAACATCACCGGGCCCACGTACTTGCGCAAATATCTCATTGCTCGGCGCTCGTAGAGCTAGAGGTAGATAATAATAAGTTGCTATagaaaacaaaatagtaaacctGGATCTATAAtcctttatttacaaaatagtgtTTTCATGATGAAAAACTATTCAATAAAAGTTATTGGTAGGGTTGGTTTGGTAGGCCTAAACAAACGTCTTTCCCATGCTATGCGACTCACAGAGGCAAGTTTACACTAAATTATTCATTAGCAGTTTtcttaaggctgatttacacgtgttaagtaagtaggtaaccaAATTTTAAGTCTATGTCAAAACGTATCAAAAGACAAGCCCCGCCGCCCACCAACGACCTCgaagttaaaatttaattaaataggtacttaactaCTTAAAACATGTAAATCAGCTTTTAGATAGCTCAATCCAAAGCTCTTTTGATATGTATGTATAGTGAACACAGCATTGTATTGCAATGCTTTTTAAAACTATCACTGAACATTCTAAGTACCTCGTCGTCTTGCAATTCGACCAACTGTAGGGCCTCCTGCCGGTCTGAGATGTCGTAGGAGACGATGGGAGTGGTAGTATTGACCTCTTTAGTGGTGAGATTGTGTGGCCGCGCGTTCTCTATTGGAATCGGCTGAATTTTGCGCTTTATTCGCGTGCCACTGAAAATAATTACAGAAAAGTGTAATTCAGCGGctatttgaaattgaaatttctTGAGGTTTATAGGTGTACTTACAGATTTGTGTGGAGACAAAACAGTATTCTACATATATTTAGTTCCTTTATTGCATGTAACAGTCCATCTCTACCACTTCGTCTCTCATACTCCAACTCTCATACAGGTAATCTCATAGGCCAAATCACGTCATAATTTACTTAAGTTTGGAGGCAGCATCAGTTGTGTCATGAGTAGTGTTTCCCGTGTAGTTGGCCAGAGTATCCGTAACAGTTTGATTTAGTAGCACGGCCATCACGGGGGCAGCCTGCACCACGTTTTCCCACGATTCGTGATCCACCATTGTTCCTGTTGCTGGtctaaataaaagatttgtaaagtataaatacattttactgataaaacaataattaaacatATACATGTAGACAACGTAATATGCGATTTTGACTCCAGACCATGACTAGGTTCGCCGTTTAAAAACAAGATGTCCGCTACTTTATATGTagagtctaacgcccgtattcacaaactatgaggtctcacagtgcgcgtggacgcacagggtgacacatgaaccaatcacagagctctattcaacgctgtgcgttcgatttgctacttcacttaagcaagcatcgtttgtgaatttatcacataagttattaattttgtttcacaTTAAATAATAGTAAGTGATTTTAATTAGTTTGTAACTCGTAACTCACTTGGTTCCATGTGTTGAAATTATTCCCAATGCAACACTTTCAGTAGTTTTATTGACTGTGATAGTTTCATAAACAATCGACGACGGTGTCTGGTCTGAAAATAAACCCATTAGATCTCATCATCTATCATTATGTCGTAATTACTTTTTCTAATTtccaaaaatgtaggtacctacataaaagaTCTAGAGACTACATTTTCAGAGGTAGAGTCATGCGTCATCAGCAAAATTtcgtgaaaaataataaaataagtaagtataacaTACAAAATATTGGTACTTGTACTATTATACTACCTGTATTTTGTTCATTTCTTgttgtaatattgtttttattagtACTGCTAAACGTTAGGTTATACACGTTCGTACTGATTCCCATTTCATTTTCTGAGCTATTTGTCATACCACTGTAAGCATCACTCGTAGAAGCTAATGATGATGTTGACGTCCTCGTAGATTTAAGGAATTGTTTAATGTTTTTGGTACTATAGTTGGAAAAGGTCAGATTCATAATGTTAATGTAATGTAAGATTTAAAGCTTCCGCGTTCCATTACATTTAAAACTGTGAGGGTCCTCtcagttgtaaataatatttatgtaatgattTGTTTATGATGTTAATTAACTTACGTGAAACTAAACGATTGCAGAGGTCTTCTTGTAAATACACctatttgttttgtaacattttttactttattgTGTTGGGAAACAATAGATTCCAAATCAGAAAGTCTGTACACTGTAATCAGTCATACTAAAATCAATTTCGTTATTATCGTTAAATATATTAATAGCTCATAGCTCTACTCGATTATGTAAAAGTGTTTCTATCCAACTATTACTTCTAAATTGCAACCCCGAAACAGTGGATTTTGTCTAGAAAATTCATGattttcatggaaaacattttcCCTTTTGttagaaactaaaataatagttGTTTGAAAACTGCAGGTGCTTTAAAGATGCTCTATATTAATGAACGTGTTTTACCTACCAATAAAACACACATTAAACCACTTACCTGATTCGAAGCATAGACAATATGAGAATGTCGTACTATTTGCCTCTCTTTCTTTCCTGTTGTTAGTGTGTATATAGCCGTCTCTGTCGCACACCTCCCCCCTCTGGCCAGGCAGCGTGAGCGCTGCGCGCTTTCGTTTTTGCCATTGTGCTCTTTTGCTTAGCCAGGCAGCAATTAAACTATGCTTCGAATCAGGTAAGTGGTTTAATGTGTGTTTTATTGGTAGGTAAAACACGTTCATTAAACCTCTGTACCGTGATTCGAAGCATAGACAATATGAGATGTGTTTATTATCGCCTGGCCGAGGAGGTTGCCAAAGTGATATCACAGATGAGACAGGGACATCTAATGATATTTGTATGTAATTactaaattcataatatttcagGATTAAACGAAGTTGAGCATAGgggtgaaaaataaaaattaagtatgTGTGATCCTGGTGTGCGACTATttgagtaaattattattaataactattattcagttacaaaaaagaaataaaaccattgaacaaaattaaagtctttttctttatttatccgAAAAACTTAACAAATTCAATGGAATCATATTGAAATTACACAATCATAAAAGGTTATATTGTGATAACCAAAAGAAAATTTGATACAATACAGGaccaaaataatataattaaggcACTGTTTCAAATAACTTATTGATTGGATTATTTTGAGAGGACATCACTTGACGTCGATAGAACTTCGAAAAGGTATTTTCCGCCCGCCAATTACCACGGGCTAAGATTTCATCGATTGGTACATTATTTATCCAATTTTTTGAAGCAACTGCGGCTCTTATGCTTCCTGGGGTAGCCGAGATACCAGCTGACATTAACACAGATTTTATCCAGCCGGCAATAATAGCGCGTGATGCAGGTCTTGGTTTCCCACAAGCAGTTAGGAATAAATTGTTTACTTTAGCTACTTCCCGCCTTGTTGCAGAGAGAGTGATCAGTCTGTTTATCCAGGTTATAGGGTTCAGATGCGGATTTTCTGTATTTGGTAGTAACTTCCATCCAGATTGCCGATATGTAGCTGAATCGGTCTTGGATCCAAACTCAGGCCAAAAAACAACGTAGTTTTCAGTAAGTAAACAATGATCTGCGTCTATACGTAGCAGCGTTAGGTCATGAACTCTTCTGCCCGAACATAATAACAAAAGCGTCGCCAAGTGTTTCGATGTGTCATACATACTGGACTTGTTGACGTTTGCTCTAGCGAGATATGAGGCCACTATATCGATGTCCCATGTTGGGGCCCtaattttatttggtttttGAAGTGAAATTGCTTTCAGAACATGTTTCACGACAGAATTATTTGATAATTTAGAAGCATCTGAATTACACAGAGTTGCCACTACCgatttatgtagtaatattgTGTTATAGGCCAGTCCTTCCACTTGATAAAGGTCAATAAGAAAACGCGCCAAGTCCGACCCTGAAGGACTACAagtatttatattgtttttgcGACTCCAAGAGACCCATCTCGACCATGCTGGTTTATACGTGCGTAATGTTGAGGTTCTCCAGGCAGACTTTAAGAAGTTTATTTGTTCGTTGGACCATCCACATAATTCTTCTGTCCACCCCCACATCGCCAAACTTCCAAGGTCATTTCTTTGGCTTTGGGAAGCGGTAACCCCGTCGTTGCGTCTATGAGGACTTTCTGAGGGTCCCGGATCGTGAACGGAGGGTCTAGGCCTCGACTCTTGAGATCCGGTCGCCAAAACACACGATCCCATCTGGGTGCCACTATTAAATACACTCCCTTCGCAGTGTTTAAGTGGTTCAGTACCCTGGGCATTAGGCAAGGAGGTGGGAATATCCACGCTAGATGAAATTTCCACTTGCGTGAGAAGGCGTTGTGGAATTCTGCATCCCTGTCCGCTAGATTTATGGAGCAATATGTTTTCACCACGTGGGCTGCTTGGGACGCAAACAGATCTATGCACGGGACTCCCCATTTGGCGAATATTATCTCCGTTATTTCCGGCAGAAGGTGCCATTCCGGTGAAGCCATGTTTCGTGACAGGTGATCGGCCTCGCTGTTGTAAATGCCGGGTATGTGATGGGTTACAAGGGATATGTTGTGATTGTCCATAATCCGATATATTCGGAAGGTCAAATTCATTAGAGCTGTCGATTTGGTGCCGCCTTCGTTCCTTAGATATGCGAGCACAGATTGGTTGTCGGATTGAAGAAGAATCGATTGATTTGATAGAACATGTCTCTTtaactccagaaccttgcatACAGCTAGTAGCTCTTTTTGATTGATATGTAGGTCTTGCTCTTCTAGTAACCATGTCCCGGATAACTCTAAATTGTTGAGTCGGGCTCCCCAGGCCATCTGGGATGCGTCTGTGGTTAGGAAATATGTGGGAGGTTCTGCATGTATCGCTGAGGGTCTTTTGCAATTCTCCATCCACCACTGGAGCTCGGACATCACTTGAGGAGACAAGGGGTACCGATGCTCGTCTTCTGGTATGGACAAGTTGTGCTTTTGGAGATACCTTGTGTGCAAGCGACCTCGTGGAACCGCAAAACTTCCAAAGTTGAAGATCCCTAGGAGAGATAGGATTTCTGCCTTGTTCATTTCCTGGTAACTCAAGGCTTGTTCTATCAATTCGACAATGTGCGACGACTTTTTCGCAGGTAAGCTTTTTAAGTTGTTCCAAGGCTCCCAAGTTATGCCTAGATACTCGATCTTTTTCTGAGGTTCTAAG is from Ostrinia nubilalis chromosome 2, ilOstNubi1.1, whole genome shotgun sequence and encodes:
- the LOC135086472 gene encoding uncharacterized protein LOC135086472; translated protein: MCMRHKSIFSRNKHTSITNKHTVTDNTLSNIDINKSSTKTIEEIMQKLKESSSYMVEKYENKNISRLLENISNMKYNQSLYRLSDLESIVSQHNKVKNVTKQIGVFTRRPLQSFSFTTKNIKQFLKSTRTSTSSLASTSDAYSGMTNSSENEMGISTNVYNLTFSSTNKNNITTRNEQNTDQTPSSIVYETITVNKTTESVALGIISTHGTKPATGTMVDHESWENVVQAAPVMAVLLNQTVTDTLANYTGNTTHDTTDAASKLNGTRIKRKIQPIPIENARPHNLTTKEVNTTTPIVSYDISDRQEALQLVELQDDELYERRAMRYLRKYVGPVMFNICDYGEPKARHVYLFNASKIVLAITNFTLERMTVMLTPANTLLSGNSRCSSGSLECQVYGTRICIDSMNACDGVPNCGAYDIYDEDRLMCGAAVGLQHNVYLAAVTFLAVLLTMMYTVHYWLRRCVPKVSEAFFIYTDGAENILYLDSIMRSPHDIYMGPKMAYQEPLFGDIDYLSPDTVEKPRKNVLYRIIYACFNCCKRKRRANKLSEIIDEPFYRPKEKYSFMELELSKMNQETTTVAVQTGDSLEIPRAETKKITPQFKSLPDQPKECRRMAKVAVSSDEDLHKHISELNMLRLFKEFKSDKGASASIAAMTRDSCETASILVQKTSFEEEELQSHYYDTRASDKPGPSRGVIPTTTDKHSKRAKVKKSAKKHLRFEPETTTIPSFIDEDDDEDYEGSNIISLDKKKKTQDVDKLDTPHSTGGGRDFKRFWKSKKIKKKTHLSLHTK